One region of Betaproteobacteria bacterium genomic DNA includes:
- a CDS encoding arylesterase, with product MAYALAIPIASAATAQTVMIYGDSLSAAYGLDPNDGWVSLLQVRLKPEGIIVVNSSISGETTHGGLSRISTDLAKIKPNVVVLALGANDGLRGLPIADTKKNLQSMIDSIQKAKARIVLIGIQIPPNYGIDYSRQFRDLYFELAKSNRVLPPPFLLEGVADKLELFQADRLHPKAEAQPAILENVLPTIRKVLNKTASATKADAKP from the coding sequence ATGGCATATGCCCTTGCGATCCCCATTGCAAGTGCAGCGACGGCACAAACCGTCATGATTTACGGAGACAGTTTGTCAGCGGCGTACGGACTCGACCCGAATGATGGCTGGGTGAGTCTGCTACAAGTAAGGCTAAAGCCCGAAGGCATCATCGTGGTCAATTCGAGCATCAGCGGCGAGACCACCCACGGCGGCCTGAGTCGAATCAGTACCGATCTCGCGAAAATCAAACCCAACGTAGTCGTACTAGCGTTGGGGGCAAACGACGGACTACGTGGTCTGCCGATTGCGGATACAAAAAAGAATCTGCAATCGATGATTGACAGCATTCAGAAGGCCAAGGCGAGAATAGTGCTCATCGGGATTCAGATTCCGCCCAATTATGGAATTGACTATTCAAGACAATTCCGCGATCTGTATTTTGAGCTCGCAAAAAGCAACCGAGTGTTACCGCCGCCATTTCTCCTTGAGGGCGTTGCCGACAAACTGGAATTGTTTCAAGCCGATCGTCTGCATCCGAAAGCAGAAGCACAACCGGCAATCCTGGAGAATGTATTGCCCACTATACGGAAAGTACTCAACAAGACTGCATCCGCGACGAAGGCCGATGCCAAACCATGA
- the mnmH gene encoding tRNA 2-selenouridine(34) synthase MnmH — protein sequence MRLLPLSLDDLGSFDAIIDVRSPSEFAEDHLPGAVNFPVLNDSERVRVGTLYKQSSAFEAKKIGAAIVARNIASHIEVSFLGKPKRWKPLVYCWRGGSRSGAMSHVLRSIGWPTLQLEGGYKAWRSQVRSDLESLPAKYGYQVICGRTGSGKSRLLDALASNGQQVLDLEKLAAHKGSVLGDLPDEAQPAQKMFESRIWVELSRFNPAKPVYVEAESKKVGSLRVPETLIQRMRISPCYDVLTPEALRVQLLREEYTHLIADTDLLFAKLDCLKALHSIDRIDAWKSLAHSARWDEFVADMLVHHYDPAYRRSMFRNYIHAEIATPLPIASISASSFLNVARALPG from the coding sequence ATGCGGTTACTACCGCTTTCTCTGGATGATCTTGGCAGCTTCGATGCAATAATTGATGTGCGAAGTCCAAGCGAGTTTGCGGAGGACCATTTGCCGGGCGCCGTAAATTTCCCGGTGCTCAACGACTCAGAACGCGTGAGAGTCGGGACCTTGTACAAGCAGAGTTCAGCCTTCGAGGCGAAGAAAATCGGCGCGGCGATCGTCGCACGGAATATCGCCTCGCACATTGAAGTGTCATTTCTGGGCAAACCCAAGCGCTGGAAGCCGCTAGTCTATTGTTGGCGAGGTGGCTCACGCTCAGGCGCAATGTCACATGTCCTGCGCAGCATTGGGTGGCCAACCCTGCAACTGGAGGGCGGATACAAGGCTTGGCGCAGCCAAGTACGTTCTGATCTGGAGAGCCTGCCTGCAAAATATGGGTATCAGGTCATTTGCGGGCGCACCGGGTCCGGGAAGAGCCGCCTGCTCGACGCGCTCGCGAGCAATGGGCAACAGGTGCTAGATCTGGAGAAACTGGCCGCCCACAAGGGATCCGTTCTGGGTGATTTACCGGACGAAGCACAGCCTGCGCAAAAGATGTTTGAAAGTCGTATCTGGGTGGAACTGTCGCGCTTTAACCCGGCGAAACCGGTCTACGTCGAAGCAGAAAGCAAGAAAGTCGGAAGCCTTAGAGTACCCGAGACACTAATTCAGCGCATGCGCATCAGCCCATGTTACGACGTGCTGACACCGGAAGCGCTGCGGGTACAGTTGCTGCGAGAGGAATACACCCACCTGATCGCGGATACCGACCTGCTGTTTGCCAAACTTGATTGCCTGAAGGCGCTGCATTCGATTGATCGGATTGATGCATGGAAATCATTGGCGCACAGTGCGCGCTGGGATGAATTCGTTGCGGATATGCTGGTTCACCACTACGATCCTGCTTATCGGCGATCGATGTTTAGGAACTACATCCACGCGGAAATAGCGACGCCTTTGCCAATCGCAAGTATCTCGGCTTCGAGCTTTCTTAATGTCGCGCGCGCGTTGCCTGGTTGA
- a CDS encoding protein kinase encodes MHSRPTRIGKYDISGELGRGATAVVYLGEDQFNERKVAIKVATSDEGMGPDEARRFEKLFLNEAAMVGKLSHPNIVGVYDAVVEGDLRYIVMEYVGGGNLKKFCTETNLLPVRQAVLIIFKACRALDYAFQNGVIHRDIKAANILLSDRDDIKISDFGTAQISHSTHTQIDGFVGSPAYMAPEQINEEPPSVQTDIYSLGVTMYELLAGRLPFQAMNSVAMINKILNEDPTPLKSIRPDIPDKLVEIVEKAMARDATKRYPAWYAMARDLAETFPQLEKYSFEISSAEKFNALRKIDFFRDFRDSELWEVLRGAIWEHHSREQSLLLEGDIGHAFFIIVSGQVKVIKDGKLLNVLKDGDCFGEMAYLSGDKARRTASIISVSEVQLLKVQDVQLEQLSDACQLRFNRQFLKTLIERLAWTSNVLAQVKK; translated from the coding sequence ATGCATAGCCGCCCGACAAGAATTGGAAAATACGATATCAGTGGTGAACTGGGCCGTGGCGCTACCGCAGTCGTCTATCTTGGTGAGGACCAGTTCAATGAACGCAAGGTCGCCATCAAGGTAGCGACAAGCGACGAGGGTATGGGCCCGGACGAGGCGCGACGCTTCGAAAAACTGTTCCTCAATGAAGCCGCCATGGTCGGCAAGCTTTCTCATCCCAATATTGTCGGTGTTTACGATGCGGTCGTTGAGGGTGATTTGCGCTATATCGTCATGGAGTACGTGGGCGGAGGCAACCTAAAAAAGTTTTGCACTGAGACTAACCTGCTACCAGTCCGACAGGCCGTATTGATCATTTTCAAGGCATGCCGTGCGCTGGATTACGCATTTCAGAATGGCGTCATACATCGCGACATAAAGGCCGCCAACATTTTGTTGTCCGATCGCGACGACATCAAGATTTCGGATTTTGGCACCGCACAGATTTCCCATTCAACGCATACGCAGATCGACGGTTTTGTCGGCTCTCCTGCCTACATGGCGCCGGAGCAAATCAACGAGGAACCGCCTTCGGTGCAAACCGATATCTACTCCCTTGGCGTGACCATGTATGAACTGCTTGCGGGGCGACTGCCTTTCCAGGCAATGAATTCCGTGGCGATGATCAACAAGATCCTCAATGAGGACCCTACTCCACTCAAATCGATACGTCCCGATATTCCGGACAAGCTGGTGGAAATCGTCGAAAAGGCGATGGCTCGGGACGCCACCAAACGCTACCCCGCTTGGTACGCGATGGCGCGCGATCTGGCAGAGACCTTTCCCCAACTTGAGAAGTACTCATTCGAAATATCGTCGGCGGAGAAGTTCAACGCACTACGAAAAATTGATTTTTTCCGCGACTTTCGGGATTCAGAGCTCTGGGAAGTACTTAGAGGCGCGATCTGGGAGCATCATTCGCGTGAACAAAGCCTGCTGTTGGAGGGCGACATTGGCCATGCCTTTTTTATCATCGTCTCCGGTCAAGTGAAAGTAATTAAGGACGGCAAGTTACTAAACGTCCTGAAGGACGGAGATTGCTTCGGCGAAATGGCCTATTTGTCGGGTGACAAAGCTCGGCGAACCGCTTCCATTATTTCAGTCTCCGAAGTGCAATTATTGAAGGTGCAGGATGTTCAATTGGAACAGTTGTCCGATGCTTGCCAACTGCGCTTCAACCGCCAGTTCTTGAAGACGCTCATTGAGCGCCTAGCGTGGACCAGCAACGTACTTGCCCAAGTTAAGAAGTAG
- a CDS encoding HAMP domain-containing protein codes for MSVKVTLAIFSGIVAFIFIIVGVIAYNSAGSFRGIVEKSTSNAVLQQHTGDIGKMHDSIRGNIISYILAFERGENDWLDRTEKKYAADKRAILSALAATDAVQVSPEVRAAISAAKPVLEAYVRDADKRIVDAKSNLIGVIAEIPEFERSFNRAGDVLSKLSEAVQRENAAFQQQSQSMAGSAAIMVALAVFIGLIAVGAVAWWTHRLISRPIDQVLRATEDLRTGEGDLTRKLPAMSGEFGQLSRSMNGFVSQLHDLIAQVAINAGEIANAARQISAGNTDLSARTEEQASTLEQTASSMEEFTSTIRQNAENTKLANGLALSASDAARKGGSVAIKAVEKMAAINSSSRKIGEIISVIDSIALQTNILALNAAVEAARAGEQGRGFAVVAGEVRALAQRSAAAAKEIKELIRNSVDQVSEGTQLVNEAGTAMQNIVVGIQQVTEINNEISVASHEQATGIEQVNRAIVQMEEVTQQNAALVEEAAAAAESMREQAEVLSELVSRFKLDDAKLREDQTRARRTAALADSGPVKGPPTTRLGSEPRNKAPALPKDLEGEWEEF; via the coding sequence ATGTCGGTCAAGGTGACGCTCGCCATTTTCAGTGGCATTGTTGCGTTCATTTTCATCATTGTCGGCGTGATCGCCTACAACTCTGCGGGTTCGTTTCGCGGGATCGTCGAGAAATCGACCAGCAATGCCGTCCTCCAGCAACACACGGGGGACATTGGCAAGATGCACGACTCGATTCGCGGCAATATCATTTCTTACATCCTCGCTTTTGAGCGGGGTGAGAACGACTGGCTGGATCGCACCGAGAAAAAATACGCCGCCGACAAAAGGGCAATATTGAGTGCGCTGGCAGCCACCGATGCGGTCCAAGTGTCGCCTGAAGTTCGAGCAGCGATTTCCGCCGCCAAACCGGTACTTGAAGCGTACGTGCGCGATGCCGATAAGCGAATCGTCGATGCCAAAAGTAATCTTATCGGCGTGATCGCAGAAATTCCGGAGTTCGAGAGGTCTTTCAATCGGGCGGGTGACGTGCTAAGCAAGCTTTCCGAAGCCGTACAAAGAGAGAACGCTGCCTTTCAGCAGCAGAGTCAGTCTATGGCAGGCAGTGCGGCCATCATGGTCGCCCTGGCTGTATTTATTGGCCTAATTGCCGTCGGAGCGGTAGCTTGGTGGACACATCGCCTTATCTCCCGGCCCATCGACCAAGTTCTGCGCGCCACCGAAGACTTACGGACCGGCGAAGGTGATCTGACGCGCAAGCTGCCGGCAATGTCGGGCGAATTTGGTCAGCTATCAAGATCAATGAACGGATTTGTCAGCCAATTGCACGATCTTATTGCGCAAGTTGCGATCAATGCCGGCGAAATCGCCAATGCCGCACGTCAGATCAGTGCGGGTAACACGGATCTCTCGGCTCGCACAGAAGAACAAGCGTCAACATTGGAACAAACCGCGTCTAGCATGGAGGAATTTACTTCGACCATCCGCCAAAATGCAGAGAACACCAAGCTTGCGAATGGTCTGGCGCTCTCCGCCTCTGACGCCGCCCGCAAGGGTGGCAGTGTCGCGATCAAAGCCGTTGAAAAAATGGCCGCCATAAATTCCAGTTCTCGCAAGATTGGCGAAATTATCAGCGTGATCGACAGCATTGCACTTCAGACCAATATTCTCGCGCTGAATGCGGCAGTAGAGGCGGCGCGCGCGGGCGAGCAAGGCCGCGGATTTGCCGTGGTTGCCGGCGAAGTTCGTGCGCTCGCGCAGAGAAGTGCCGCAGCTGCCAAGGAAATCAAGGAACTTATACGGAATTCCGTCGATCAGGTCAGCGAAGGCACACAACTGGTCAATGAGGCCGGAACGGCGATGCAGAACATCGTTGTCGGTATCCAGCAGGTAACCGAGATCAACAACGAAATATCCGTGGCCTCACATGAACAAGCGACGGGTATCGAGCAAGTGAATCGCGCCATTGTGCAAATGGAAGAAGTCACGCAACAGAATGCCGCGCTGGTTGAAGAGGCTGCTGCCGCCGCGGAGTCGATGCGCGAACAGGCGGAAGTGCTATCAGAGCTGGTATCAAGATTCAAACTGGATGATGCCAAACTGCGCGAGGATCAGACACGCGCGCGCCGAACGGCAGCATTGGCTGACAGCGGTCCCGTCAAGGGGCCGCCGACAACTCGTCTTGGGAGCGAACCACGCAATAAGGCGCCAGCGCTTCCGAAGGACCTTGAGGGCGAGTGGGAAGAGTTCTAG
- a CDS encoding EAL domain-containing response regulator, with the protein MLVVDDDCVQRERLSQVLRRVGETVICAVASGQEALECLLARPAEIGLVICDLQMPGMDGMALLRRIGECGHSPAIIISSAADAGIMCSVELMAKAVGLNVLGSLPKPVEVATMEMLLRGYHQAPASAPHRRTADLTSSELDRAFANGEIVPYFQPKVDLTTSKLAGVEALARWIHPLHGTLRPVDFLPLIESQGMLPQLTHAIVASTVLNASKWKDKGSRLGLNINLSLSAMDNRLFCEETLALLGEHGITPQDLTFEIVETAAMTDVGSTLEIMTRLRLNGFGLAIDDFGIGFSSFEQLSTIPFTELKIDRSFVHGVSQTPRQAAVVRSCIDLARRLSLKVVAEGVESRSDWEFLVRNGAQEAQGYLIAEPMPAEQFLAWAGAWAQSSRQYQTLHAS; encoded by the coding sequence GTGCTGGTCGTTGATGACGATTGTGTTCAACGGGAGCGGCTATCGCAGGTCTTGCGACGTGTCGGGGAGACCGTGATCTGTGCGGTAGCAAGCGGCCAGGAGGCACTTGAGTGCCTTCTTGCGCGACCAGCCGAGATCGGCTTGGTAATCTGTGACTTGCAAATGCCCGGGATGGATGGCATGGCGTTGCTCCGACGCATAGGCGAATGCGGTCACAGCCCGGCGATAATCATCTCGAGCGCGGCCGATGCGGGCATCATGTGTAGCGTGGAATTGATGGCAAAAGCGGTTGGCCTCAATGTTCTCGGTTCGCTGCCGAAGCCAGTCGAGGTGGCGACCATGGAAATGCTCCTCCGCGGGTACCACCAGGCACCAGCTTCTGCGCCGCACCGGCGAACCGCTGATTTGACTTCATCGGAACTTGATCGCGCCTTCGCAAACGGTGAGATCGTTCCCTATTTCCAGCCAAAGGTTGATCTGACAACCTCGAAATTGGCGGGAGTCGAAGCACTGGCCAGGTGGATTCATCCACTTCATGGCACCTTGCGGCCTGTGGATTTCTTGCCCCTGATCGAATCGCAGGGCATGCTACCGCAACTGACACACGCCATTGTTGCGTCGACAGTCCTAAACGCGTCGAAGTGGAAAGACAAGGGTAGCAGATTAGGGCTCAACATAAACCTGTCGCTGTCTGCAATGGACAATCGCTTATTTTGCGAAGAAACGCTGGCCCTACTGGGCGAGCACGGCATTACGCCGCAAGACCTTACGTTTGAAATTGTTGAAACCGCCGCAATGACCGATGTGGGAAGCACGTTGGAAATCATGACCCGTCTGCGATTGAATGGTTTTGGCTTGGCAATCGATGACTTTGGTATTGGCTTTTCTTCATTCGAGCAGCTCTCAACGATTCCTTTCACCGAACTCAAGATCGACCGGTCCTTCGTACATGGGGTTTCGCAAACACCGCGGCAGGCAGCGGTGGTTCGCTCATGCATCGACTTGGCGCGTCGCCTTAGTCTTAAGGTTGTCGCCGAGGGCGTCGAATCCCGAAGCGATTGGGAGTTCCTCGTGCGCAACGGCGCACAAGAGGCTCAGGGTTACTTGATTGCGGAGCCGATGCCTGCCGAGCAATTTCTTGCCTGGGCAGGCGCGTGGGCGCAGTCGAGCAGACAGTACCAAACTCTTCACGCCTCATAG
- a CDS encoding PAS domain-containing protein has protein sequence MAPTPAKPPNSRSESATAKDSPSSAYLALAQSPIERERFLQHLTDNTGRPILYIDVRHVVRFTNKPFQEWISKDESEILNQHASAVFGVETYQFYLSYLIRALAGESCAVETVSRVRVGSSPHIRVSFYPHARSDGKIVGIYVLALDIEEDVQLRQSLVAKELEIRSLADSIGMPLSKSDGNLRYLYVNQVACEWFNRSEEDIIGRTWLDVIGDDQFAQIQQYAERALAGETVFYERFARFPGHPHGHIRVKMMPFRDSTEQVTGVYVVITDFEQDHRLRQEIIHRERQLRLITDSIGLPISYVTADEFVGFYNKTGEEWTGILEKDVLGKPINEAFGENVVGIVRPYLIKAFAGEHVSYERLADFPRRGLRWIRGHLVPDRREDNSVAGVYTVLTDIHDDVLMRDNLLQQERQIRLFTDNIPESIAYIDTKRRYKFVNNTFLRQRGKSRHEIVGRTSEEVLGIETAQLAAPYVARALAGETVTYERLVPMVDGEERWFRVRMVPDLDRNAQAQGIYVVGTDIHDIKMVQATLEISEAELRFAMDSLPYPMSYIDREFRFRMVNKCLAATLGKSREELLGQHLREVYGEKRFSDALPLLQRALAGETVAAERLTGTDPATQRWMTVRYTPRFDGDGDGDGDGNVIGFYSAATDIDELKRTELDLRRANWLLSSHFENTPLAVIEWDPKFCVRRWSPQAEKTFGWQESELTGKHYSEWDFVVDGDVAQADAVSAKLISQKEPRATSLHRNHRKDGRVIWCEWYNSSLRDDAGNIISILSLAQDVTTRVLAEEQLVHQATHDNLTGLPNRAMLQDRLRQAISRARRGGHRIAVMFIDLDRFKDVNDTLGHRIGDELLREISARLSRVVRESDLLVRLSGDEFMVVLEQVTDLESPRFVAEKLLDEIRQPSRIDGHDIHISGSVGISLFPDDAEDVDALLKNADMAMYRAKELGKNTYQIFSADLAANGTAARLMENALRSAVVRNELELYYQPTIDMQSSRITGAEALLRWHHPTRGTVAPGEFMHLAEDAGLVHEIGDWVLDAAFSQARRWHDAGFTDLRLAINLAAGQFRATNLAERIRERMIREGCLPQSIEVEVTETGMLRDPEGVGRTLAALREMGLRVAIDDFGTGYSSLSHLKRFPIDTLKIDKSFVADIMTDHDDTAIVSAVIALARALDIEVIAEGVETEAQRAMLAAQGCDAYQGYLFSRALPAREFEALLLMHARTAIRK, from the coding sequence ATGGCCCCAACGCCCGCCAAGCCCCCCAATTCGCGATCGGAGTCTGCCACCGCAAAGGATTCTCCTTCATCGGCGTATTTGGCCCTCGCCCAAAGCCCGATCGAACGTGAACGATTTCTTCAGCACCTGACCGATAACACCGGACGCCCGATCCTGTATATCGATGTTCGCCATGTTGTGCGCTTCACCAACAAGCCATTTCAAGAATGGATCAGCAAGGATGAATCGGAAATCCTCAACCAGCATGCCTCCGCTGTCTTTGGCGTCGAGACCTACCAGTTTTATCTGTCTTATCTCATTCGGGCGCTGGCTGGAGAGTCATGTGCCGTGGAAACAGTTTCCCGCGTGCGCGTTGGGTCATCCCCGCATATTCGCGTATCGTTTTACCCTCACGCACGCTCCGATGGAAAAATCGTCGGCATTTATGTCTTGGCACTGGACATTGAAGAGGACGTTCAACTTCGCCAGAGTCTTGTCGCCAAAGAGCTTGAAATTCGCTCCTTGGCTGACAGTATTGGCATGCCACTTTCAAAAAGCGACGGCAATCTGCGCTACCTGTATGTCAACCAGGTCGCTTGCGAATGGTTTAACCGTAGCGAAGAAGACATAATCGGGCGGACGTGGCTCGACGTCATCGGCGATGACCAGTTTGCGCAGATTCAGCAGTATGCCGAGCGGGCGCTCGCTGGTGAGACAGTGTTCTACGAACGATTTGCCCGGTTCCCTGGCCATCCTCACGGTCATATCCGCGTCAAGATGATGCCGTTCAGGGACTCGACTGAACAGGTCACGGGCGTTTATGTGGTGATCACGGATTTCGAGCAGGATCACCGCCTGAGGCAGGAGATCATCCATCGTGAACGACAACTGCGCCTGATCACGGATAGCATCGGTTTGCCAATCAGCTATGTCACGGCCGATGAGTTTGTCGGCTTTTATAACAAAACCGGCGAGGAATGGACCGGCATCCTCGAGAAAGATGTCTTGGGAAAGCCCATTAACGAGGCGTTCGGCGAGAATGTAGTAGGTATTGTCCGGCCCTATTTGATTAAGGCGTTCGCGGGCGAACACGTATCCTACGAGCGGCTCGCTGACTTCCCGCGTCGAGGGCTGCGGTGGATACGTGGCCATCTGGTGCCGGATCGCCGGGAAGATAACAGTGTCGCCGGTGTCTACACAGTGCTGACTGACATCCATGACGACGTCCTGATGCGCGACAACCTTTTGCAGCAGGAACGTCAAATACGCCTGTTTACCGACAATATTCCCGAGTCCATCGCCTACATCGATACCAAAAGGCGCTACAAGTTTGTCAACAATACCTTCCTTCGGCAACGCGGAAAATCCCGCCATGAAATAGTCGGAAGGACGAGCGAAGAAGTACTTGGTATTGAGACCGCCCAGCTTGCGGCGCCCTACGTTGCACGGGCGCTGGCAGGCGAAACCGTCACCTATGAGCGCTTAGTACCAATGGTTGATGGCGAAGAACGGTGGTTCAGGGTGCGAATGGTTCCCGACTTGGATCGCAACGCCCAGGCGCAGGGCATTTATGTGGTGGGCACGGATATTCACGATATCAAGATGGTGCAGGCCACACTTGAAATCAGTGAGGCGGAGTTGCGTTTTGCCATGGACAGCCTGCCCTACCCCATGTCATATATCGACCGCGAGTTTCGTTTTCGCATGGTCAACAAATGCCTTGCAGCGACGCTTGGCAAGTCGCGAGAGGAATTGCTTGGACAGCATTTGCGGGAGGTTTACGGGGAAAAGCGCTTTTCCGATGCCCTGCCATTACTTCAGCGCGCATTGGCGGGAGAGACCGTTGCGGCAGAGCGCCTGACTGGCACCGATCCCGCCACGCAGCGCTGGATGACCGTGCGCTATACGCCTCGCTTCGACGGCGATGGCGATGGCGATGGCGATGGCAATGTCATCGGTTTTTATTCGGCCGCGACGGATATCGACGAACTGAAGCGTACCGAGCTCGATTTGCGGCGCGCCAACTGGCTGTTGTCTTCACATTTCGAGAATACGCCGCTCGCGGTCATTGAGTGGGATCCGAAGTTTTGCGTACGCCGCTGGTCGCCGCAAGCGGAGAAAACCTTTGGGTGGCAAGAATCTGAATTGACGGGAAAGCACTATAGCGAGTGGGATTTTGTCGTCGACGGTGATGTCGCGCAGGCAGATGCCGTGAGCGCCAAACTGATTAGCCAGAAGGAGCCTCGTGCCACCAGTCTCCACCGCAATCACCGCAAGGACGGCCGCGTTATCTGGTGTGAGTGGTACAACTCCAGTCTGCGTGACGATGCGGGAAATATCATTTCCATTCTGTCGCTCGCGCAGGATGTCACCACACGTGTTCTCGCCGAAGAACAGCTCGTGCATCAGGCCACACACGATAACCTGACGGGGTTACCCAACCGTGCCATGCTGCAGGATCGTCTGCGCCAGGCCATTTCCCGTGCCCGCCGCGGCGGACATCGTATAGCCGTCATGTTTATCGATCTCGACCGTTTCAAGGACGTGAACGATACATTGGGGCATCGCATTGGGGATGAATTACTTCGTGAAATATCGGCGCGTCTGTCTCGCGTGGTGCGTGAAAGCGATTTACTTGTGCGCCTGTCGGGGGATGAATTCATGGTAGTGCTTGAACAGGTCACTGATCTGGAATCGCCGCGATTTGTCGCCGAAAAGTTGCTGGATGAAATTCGTCAGCCCTCGCGTATTGACGGGCATGATATTCACATTTCCGGTTCGGTCGGCATCAGCCTGTTTCCGGACGACGCCGAGGATGTTGATGCCCTGCTAAAGAATGCTGACATGGCAATGTATCGTGCCAAAGAACTTGGCAAGAACACGTACCAGATATTCTCGGCCGACCTTGCAGCTAATGGTACAGCCGCGCGGTTAATGGAAAACGCATTGCGATCCGCCGTCGTGCGAAACGAGCTTGAGCTCTATTACCAGCCGACAATTGACATGCAATCGTCTCGCATCACCGGCGCCGAGGCACTGTTGCGCTGGCATCATCCGACGCGTGGCACCGTGGCGCCGGGCGAATTCATGCACTTGGCGGAAGATGCCGGGCTGGTGCATGAAATTGGCGACTGGGTACTGGATGCAGCGTTCTCCCAAGCGCGACGCTGGCATGATGCGGGGTTCACTGATTTGCGACTCGCGATCAATCTTGCCGCCGGCCAGTTTCGTGCCACTAACCTCGCCGAGCGAATACGCGAGCGCATGATTCGCGAAGGCTGCCTGCCGCAATCGATCGAAGTTGAAGTGACGGAAACCGGCATGCTCCGCGATCCTGAGGGTGTCGGTCGGACGTTGGCGGCGCTACGAGAGATGGGGCTTCGCGTTGCAATTGACGACTTTGGCACCGGGTATTCCAGCTTGTCACACCTTAAACGCTTTCCAATCGATACGCTAAAGATCGACAAGTCTTTTGTGGCGGACATCATGACCGATCACGATGATACTGCGATCGTATCAGCGGTTATCGCATTGGCGCGCGCACTCGATATTGAGGTGATCGCCGAAGGTGTTGAAACCGAAGCGCAGCGTGCGATGCTGGCAGCGCAGGGCTGTGATGCGTATCAGGGCTACCTGTTTAGTCGGGCTTTGCCTGCCCGAGAGTTTGAGGCGCTACTGCTAATGCATGCGCGTACAGCAATACGCAAATAG
- the pgsA gene encoding CDP-diacylglycerol--glycerol-3-phosphate 3-phosphatidyltransferase: MKFNIPNILTWLRIAAIPLFVAVLYVDEPWLTTAQANIIATGIFVAAAITDWFDGYLARKWNQTSAFGAFLDPVADKLMVAAALIVLVELGRTDAIVALIIIGREITISALREWMAQIGQSKNVAVSMLGKVKTVAQLVAIPFLLFDGTLFGVIDCRVAGRILIWLAAVLTVWSMFYYLKAAFAGSTAKRN; the protein is encoded by the coding sequence GTGAAGTTCAATATCCCGAATATTCTGACCTGGTTACGCATTGCGGCAATTCCACTTTTCGTCGCGGTTTTGTATGTTGACGAGCCTTGGTTGACTACCGCGCAGGCAAACATCATCGCGACCGGAATTTTTGTCGCTGCGGCGATCACCGACTGGTTCGACGGCTACCTCGCCCGCAAGTGGAATCAGACCTCGGCATTCGGGGCGTTTCTTGACCCGGTCGCTGACAAACTCATGGTGGCCGCCGCGTTAATCGTGCTTGTCGAACTTGGACGAACCGATGCAATTGTTGCGCTGATCATTATCGGACGAGAAATTACCATTTCTGCCTTGCGTGAGTGGATGGCGCAAATCGGTCAATCAAAAAACGTCGCGGTTTCCATGCTCGGCAAAGTAAAAACCGTTGCGCAGCTGGTGGCCATTCCATTCCTGCTATTCGACGGGACCCTTTTCGGTGTTATCGACTGCCGCGTGGCGGGACGGATTCTGATCTGGTTGGCGGCGGTGCTCACCGTGTGGTCCATGTTTTATTATCTCAAAGCCGCCTTTGCCGGCAGTACTGCCAAGCGGAACTGA